Within Halalkalibaculum roseum, the genomic segment ATTCTTCAATCTACTAGGGCTTTAGCCCTTACCCATTTCCGAACGGTTGAAAGTGGATCCCTGTTCACACAAGAGGCTTACAAACAAGCTGTACAAGACCATTTTTCTCAAATTACGATACCCATATTCTCTTCCAAAATTCGTATATTAACCTGTTTATTCGAATGTTAAGTTAATTCCTGAATGGCCCAGAAAGAAGCAGTCACTACACAAGAAAAAAACGGCAGCCCCGATACTGAAGAACGCCCCATCATCGTCAAAGGTGCACGCGTACACAACCTTAAAAATATTGACGTTGAAATACCCCGTAACAAGATGACGGTCATCACCGGGGTATCCGGCTCCGGCAAATCCAGCCTGGCGTTTGATACCATTTACGCTGAGGGACAGCGCCGGTATGTGGAAAGCCTCTCCAGCTACGCCCGACAATTTCTTGAACGCATGGACAAACCGGACGTAGACTTCATGCAAGGTATCTCTCCGGCCATGGCCATTCAGCAAAAAACTACCTCCACAAATCCCCGATCCACGGTAGGTACCACAACGGAGATTTATGATTATATGCGCCTGCTCTACGCCCGTATCGGTCATACGATCTCCCCGAAATCCGGCCGTGAAGTAGGAAAGGATACAACAAAAACAGTTATTGAACGGCTATTTGATGAATACGAGGAAGGCACAAAATTCTATATACTCTTTCCTATTCCCCAACACGAGGAGAAGAAAGTAAAAGATGAACTGAAGGTTCTAAAGGAAAAAGGATTCACCCGGCTGCTTAAATTAGACAATGAAGAGATGCTGGATATGACCACCGATGATGTGGATCCCAGTGATATCGATACCGACGACTACCGGGTGCTGGTTGACCGCCTGGCCGTCAAGACTGACGAAGATACCCGCGGTCGTATTGCCGGTTCCCTGGAAACTGCTTTTCAGGAGGGTCACGGTCGCTGTTCCCTGAAGATTCGAAACGGGGAGGAACTTCCTTTCAGTGAGCGCTTTGAGATGGATGGCATTGAGTTTGAAGAACCGAGTCCTCAAATGTTCTCGTTTAATAATCCCTACGGTGCCTGCGATACCTGTGAGGGCTTCGGACAGGTCTCAGGCATAGATGAAGATCTGGTCATTCCCGACCCCGAGAAAACCATACGTGACGGGGCCATCGCACCGTTCAGCGGACAAAAATTCAGCAAGAATCTGCGCGACCTTATCAAAGTTGCTGCTCGATACAGTTTACCCATCGATACACCCTATAGTGATCTCTCCAAGGAGGTAAAAAAGATACTCTGGGAGGGCAAAGATGAATATGTCGGCCTCCGGCCCTTCTTTGAGGATATCAAAAGCCAGTCATACAAAGTGCACATGCGTGTGTTTTATTCCCGCTATCGTGGGTACAGCCGCTGCCCGGATTGTGAAGGATACCGTGTAAGAAAAGATGCTCTTTATGTAAAAGTAAATGATAAACATATCGGTGAAGTGGGTGAAATGACCATCGGCCATGCCCGTGAATTCTTCGAAAACCTGGAACTTACGGAGTTTGAGAAGGAAGTTGCCGACCAGGTATTATATGAGATTCGTAAGCGTCTGAAGTACCTGGATGAAGTCGGACTCGAATACCTTACCCTGAACCGTCTTGCCAATACCCTGAGCGGAGGTGAATCACAGCGGATCAGCCTGGCAAACTCCCTGGGAAGTTCACTGATCGGCAGTCTATATGTACTGGATGAACCGACTATAGGTCTTCACCCGAGAGATAATGACCGTCTCATAAATATACTGAAATCTCTCAGAGATATTGGCAATACCGTACTGGTAGTTGAACATGATCCCGAAATGATCAAAGCTGCAGATAATATCATTGACATCGGACCCTTTGCCGGGGTTCATGGCGGTGAAGTCAACTTCACAGGCACCTATGAAAAGCTTCTTGATTCAAAAACCCTGACGGGGAAATACCTGAGTGGAAGAAAGGAGATACCGGTACCCGAAAAACGCAGAAAAGGAAATGATAA encodes:
- the uvrA gene encoding excinuclease ABC subunit UvrA translates to MAQKEAVTTQEKNGSPDTEERPIIVKGARVHNLKNIDVEIPRNKMTVITGVSGSGKSSLAFDTIYAEGQRRYVESLSSYARQFLERMDKPDVDFMQGISPAMAIQQKTTSTNPRSTVGTTTEIYDYMRLLYARIGHTISPKSGREVGKDTTKTVIERLFDEYEEGTKFYILFPIPQHEEKKVKDELKVLKEKGFTRLLKLDNEEMLDMTTDDVDPSDIDTDDYRVLVDRLAVKTDEDTRGRIAGSLETAFQEGHGRCSLKIRNGEELPFSERFEMDGIEFEEPSPQMFSFNNPYGACDTCEGFGQVSGIDEDLVIPDPEKTIRDGAIAPFSGQKFSKNLRDLIKVAARYSLPIDTPYSDLSKEVKKILWEGKDEYVGLRPFFEDIKSQSYKVHMRVFYSRYRGYSRCPDCEGYRVRKDALYVKVNDKHIGEVGEMTIGHAREFFENLELTEFEKEVADQVLYEIRKRLKYLDEVGLEYLTLNRLANTLSGGESQRISLANSLGSSLIGSLYVLDEPTIGLHPRDNDRLINILKSLRDIGNTVLVVEHDPEMIKAADNIIDIGPFAGVHGGEVNFTGTYEKLLDSKTLTGKYLSGRKEIPVPEKRRKGNDKAITLEGATEHNLKSLKVDFPLGKLICVTGVSGSGKSTLVHDTLYAGIQKRMGTYNDKVGRHKALSGLNNIDSVEMVDQSPIGRSSRSNPATYTKAFDGIRDLFANTRQSKIMGYEPGHFSFNVPGGRCENCQGEGIQKIEMQFMADIELTCEECGGKRYRKDVLQVKYRGKNIHDVLEMSVSEALEFFVDETSITNRLQPMEDVGLGYLKLGQSATTLSGGEAQRVKLAKFLSKSAGDHTLYFFDEPTTGLHFEDIAKLLDSFNELVNNGHTVIIIEHNLDVIKCADHIIDIGPEGGFAGGQIVGEGTPEEIMEIEKSYTGKYLKDVL